One part of the Bacillota bacterium genome encodes these proteins:
- a CDS encoding ABC transporter ATP-binding protein, translated as MSLLEVEGLTKRFGGLWANKGVTFSVEQGEIVGIIGPNGAGKTTLFNCINGFYKLDAGRVRFGGVDISNRPPNYVCRLGVGRTFQIPQILANMTVLENVMVGAFCRTNDPPTAEREAVTALSMTSLIDKQGMYAGSLNVAQKKRLQVARALATRPRLLLLDEAMAGLTEAERKDAVALVRSINSMGVSVLMIEHVMDVVMPISNRVIVLQSGEKIAEGPPAAVVRDETVIKAYLGESDDVEG; from the coding sequence ATGAGTCTGCTTGAAGTCGAAGGGTTGACAAAGCGTTTCGGGGGTCTGTGGGCCAACAAAGGCGTCACCTTCAGCGTTGAGCAAGGGGAGATCGTCGGGATTATCGGACCTAACGGCGCTGGTAAGACGACCCTGTTCAACTGCATCAACGGCTTCTACAAGCTCGACGCGGGCAGGGTCCGGTTCGGTGGAGTGGATATCTCAAACAGGCCGCCCAATTACGTGTGTCGCCTGGGTGTGGGTAGGACGTTCCAGATACCGCAGATCCTGGCCAATATGACAGTCCTGGAGAACGTCATGGTTGGCGCGTTCTGCCGGACGAACGACCCGCCTACCGCCGAGAGGGAGGCTGTGACGGCCCTCAGCATGACGTCGTTGATCGATAAGCAAGGGATGTACGCCGGTTCCCTCAACGTAGCGCAGAAAAAGCGCTTGCAGGTGGCGCGCGCCCTTGCGACCCGGCCGAGACTTCTGCTCCTGGATGAGGCAATGGCTGGTCTTACCGAGGCCGAGAGGAAAGACGCCGTGGCCCTCGTCCGCAGCATCAACTCAATGGGGGTCTCGGTGCTGATGATCGAGCATGTCATGGACGTTGTCATGCCCATTTCCAACCGCGTTATCGTACTCCAGTCGGGCGAGAAGATCGCGGAGGGTCCACCGGCGGCAGTCGTGAGGGACGAGACTGTTATCAAGGCATACCTAGGGGAGTCGGACGATGTTGAGGGTTGA
- a CDS encoding aminopeptidase: MRHVEMVKGARTLVDVCAGVRPGERVVVVTDTNKVLIAEVLVSLLVERGLDPIVLVMLPRQSHGQEPPQSVADAILNANVVFAPTTYSMSHSQARLAVCKSGGRFVSMPDYCEDMLVRGGLLADFVQQREVVLKVAQTLTTARCARITTEKGTDLTLCLDGREGRDQSAICTERGSFGSPPDIEAHIAPVEGTAEGVLVVDGSIPVPEVGVVREPVTLTVREGYIVNIEGGGEAESLKALLDSTVDRNVFAVGEFGIGLNPEARFIGCMLEDEGVFGTIHIGFGSNSTIGGRIRTVMHTDCVVKKPTVYLDGVTLIRDGHLV, encoded by the coding sequence GTGAGACACGTGGAAATGGTCAAGGGGGCAAGAACGCTCGTCGATGTTTGCGCGGGGGTGAGGCCGGGAGAGCGGGTAGTGGTGGTGACGGACACCAATAAGGTGCTTATTGCCGAGGTGCTTGTGTCGCTCCTCGTCGAGCGCGGCCTCGACCCCATAGTGCTGGTAATGCTGCCACGGCAGTCCCATGGCCAGGAGCCACCCCAGTCTGTGGCCGACGCAATACTTAACGCGAACGTCGTCTTCGCTCCCACGACGTATTCAATGTCACACTCCCAGGCCAGACTTGCCGTGTGCAAGTCTGGGGGCAGGTTCGTCAGCATGCCGGATTACTGCGAGGACATGCTCGTGCGTGGGGGCCTGCTTGCCGATTTCGTTCAGCAGCGGGAGGTCGTATTGAAGGTAGCGCAGACCTTGACTACAGCGAGATGCGCCAGGATTACCACCGAAAAGGGGACCGACCTGACCCTCTGCCTCGACGGAAGAGAGGGCCGCGACCAATCCGCTATTTGCACTGAACGGGGTAGTTTTGGTTCGCCCCCGGATATAGAAGCACACATCGCGCCCGTCGAAGGCACTGCGGAAGGTGTACTCGTGGTCGACGGCAGCATTCCAGTTCCTGAAGTGGGCGTTGTACGAGAACCGGTAACCCTGACGGTCCGGGAAGGATACATAGTCAACATTGAGGGAGGCGGAGAGGCCGAGTCCCTCAAGGCCCTACTGGACAGCACGGTAGACCGGAACGTTTTCGCAGTGGGCGAATTCGGGATCGGGCTTAACCCCGAAGCCAGGTTTATCGGGTGCATGCTCGAGGATGAGGGCGTGTTCGGAACCATACACATCGGGTTCGGGTCCAACAGCACCATTGGCGGCCGGATCCGGACGGTAATGCATACCGATTGCGTGGTCAAGAAACCAACAGTATATCTCGATGGTGTCACTCTAATACGTGATGGCCATCTGGTATAG
- the ald gene encoding alanine dehydrogenase — protein MRIGVPREIKADENRVAITPAGVTSFVKFGHEVYIEKDAGFGSGISDGEYEAAGARILDRATDVFAIADMILKVKEPLPPEYDLLTPGKVLFTYLHLAPEPELTKALVRNKVVAIAYETVQKKDGTLPLLTPMSEVAGKMATQIGAHLLEKRNGGRGILLGGVAGVPPASVTIIGGGTVGTAAAKVAVGMGATVTILDLNVERLRYLDDIFGGHVITLMSNSFNISESVKDADLLIGAVLVPGARAPRLVTEDMVRAMRPGSVIVDVAIDQGGSVETIDRVTTHSSPTYVKHGVVHYSVANMPGAVPRTSTFALTNATMPYALKLANKGYIATIKEDRALALGVNVISGTVTYRAVAEAHSLPYTPLSEVVGM, from the coding sequence ATGAGAATCGGCGTTCCGCGGGAGATAAAGGCAGACGAGAACCGCGTCGCCATCACGCCGGCAGGCGTGACAAGCTTCGTCAAGTTCGGACACGAAGTCTACATCGAGAAAGACGCGGGGTTCGGCAGCGGCATCTCTGATGGGGAATACGAGGCAGCTGGCGCCAGGATCCTGGACAGGGCTACGGACGTCTTCGCTATCGCAGACATGATCCTCAAGGTAAAGGAACCCCTTCCTCCCGAGTACGACCTGCTTACTCCGGGCAAGGTGCTGTTCACATACCTGCATCTGGCTCCTGAGCCCGAGCTGACGAAGGCGCTTGTGAGGAACAAGGTTGTGGCGATTGCTTACGAGACGGTGCAGAAGAAAGACGGCACGCTTCCGCTCCTGACGCCGATGAGCGAGGTTGCTGGGAAGATGGCGACTCAGATAGGGGCTCACCTGCTCGAGAAGCGGAACGGGGGCAGGGGGATCCTGCTTGGCGGCGTGGCTGGGGTTCCGCCCGCGAGTGTGACCATCATCGGCGGGGGCACGGTCGGCACCGCCGCGGCCAAGGTGGCCGTAGGGATGGGCGCCACCGTGACCATCCTCGACCTAAACGTTGAAAGGCTCAGGTACCTGGACGACATCTTCGGCGGGCATGTGATTACGCTCATGTCGAACTCGTTCAATATTTCGGAGTCGGTGAAGGATGCCGACCTGCTCATTGGGGCGGTGCTCGTGCCGGGTGCGAGGGCACCGCGCCTTGTCACCGAGGACATGGTGAGGGCGATGCGGCCCGGGTCGGTCATCGTAGACGTAGCCATCGACCAGGGTGGTTCGGTCGAGACCATCGACAGGGTAACGACCCATTCTAGCCCAACCTACGTCAAGCACGGCGTGGTTCACTACTCCGTTGCGAACATGCCCGGGGCGGTACCGAGGACGTCCACGTTCGCACTGACCAACGCGACTATGCCGTATGCGCTGAAACTGGCCAACAAGGGCTACATCGCGACAATAAAGGAAGATAGAGCGCTCGCGCTCGGCGTTAACGTGATAAGCGGCACCGTGACGTACAGGGCCGTGGCGGAGGCGCATAGTCTCCCATACACGCCTCTTTCCGAGGTCGTGGGCATGTAG
- a CDS encoding branched-chain amino acid ABC transporter permease gives MSGVQAFAQTILEGLLVGSVISLVAMGIALVRGVMDLVNFAQGEFLMIGMYVAYWMNAFRGFDPLVSLPISMIVLFVIGVVIYKLLVRRVLKAPLIAQILLTFGLSIVLTNLALFLWGADYRMVTNAAISGSVNVGGLIVSKVKLVPAATSVVLAVLIYFFLNGTRLGKAVQATAMDREAASLVGIDPELIYSLAFGIAAACAGAAGAALSYYYYIFPGVGSVFNLFAFVAVAMGGFGSIPGAFLGGIVIGLADGISGFYLSTALKYLVVFSIYLGIAIFKPKGLFGW, from the coding sequence ATGTCGGGAGTACAGGCATTTGCCCAGACAATCCTGGAAGGGCTGCTGGTGGGATCGGTAATATCGCTGGTAGCCATGGGTATAGCGCTTGTGCGGGGGGTCATGGACCTCGTCAACTTCGCACAGGGGGAGTTCCTCATGATAGGCATGTACGTAGCCTACTGGATGAACGCCTTCAGAGGGTTCGACCCCCTCGTCTCCCTCCCGATCAGTATGATAGTCCTGTTTGTCATAGGGGTAGTCATCTACAAGCTTCTCGTGAGGCGCGTTCTGAAGGCGCCGCTGATAGCGCAGATCCTGCTCACCTTCGGGCTTAGCATAGTACTGACCAACCTCGCACTGTTCCTGTGGGGTGCCGATTACCGCATGGTGACAAATGCTGCCATCTCAGGCTCAGTGAATGTCGGAGGCCTGATCGTGAGTAAGGTGAAGCTTGTTCCTGCCGCCACGAGCGTCGTGCTTGCGGTGCTGATTTACTTCTTTTTGAACGGCACGAGGCTCGGCAAAGCGGTGCAAGCTACGGCCATGGACAGGGAGGCCGCGTCCCTCGTGGGGATCGATCCCGAGTTGATCTACTCCCTGGCGTTCGGTATTGCGGCCGCCTGCGCCGGTGCGGCGGGGGCGGCCCTGTCTTACTACTACTACATCTTCCCCGGGGTAGGCTCCGTTTTCAACCTGTTCGCCTTTGTTGCGGTGGCAATGGGCGGATTCGGGAGCATCCCGGGGGCCTTCCTCGGCGGTATAGTAATCGGTCTGGCGGATGGGATCTCCGGCTTCTATCTGAGTACCGCACTCAAGTACCTTGTGGTTTTCTCAATCTATCTGGGCATTGCCATATTCAAGCCAAAGGGACTGTTCGGATGGTAA
- a CDS encoding dihydropteroate synthase produces MSLIDLIGKVVLVCDGATGTMIHSRGLPAGQCPEAWNLERPDVVQWVHRQYVEAGAQMVETNTLGATPIRLSHYGLGEKVREVNKAAVDNARKAAGDRALVAASMGPLGVMLEPMGDFAFDRAYEEFTAQAKALRDSPPDFIIIETIGDLNEMRAAILACKDHAPGIRIIAQMTMDPSGRTFTGTDPVTAGLVLQSMGADVIGFNCSTGPELLVPAVEKMASVARVPVSVQPNAGMPQLQPDGSTKFPMGPEEFASYGPKMVAAGASIVGGCCGTTPEHIRRLCAAVAGLKPRQGAGPLGETLGLASRTQPLFIGPENRPVVFGSRIDASASGQLAGEMKAGVFSLVRKEAREQVRAGAQALFVSVGGSGAGPGPDEAAALVKAVQAVQQSCRVPVCIGSTSVAALDAGLKAFVGKALVSSFTLEKGSAEAILRVARRYGAAVGLTVADDGVPSSVEGCVEAARRLVTIAGSHGIPRWDVVIEPVLAGGAGQSAAEQIAGAIEAIHGKLGCRTCLGVAGNGRGAARNALDPELTAAAVAAGLDIVLADPLDERVMSAVKPTKTA; encoded by the coding sequence ATGAGTCTTATCGACCTCATTGGTAAAGTAGTCCTCGTATGCGACGGAGCCACCGGCACGATGATCCACTCCCGCGGGCTTCCGGCGGGGCAGTGCCCCGAGGCCTGGAACCTCGAGCGCCCCGACGTCGTGCAATGGGTCCACCGGCAATACGTTGAGGCCGGAGCGCAGATGGTTGAGACCAACACCCTCGGCGCGACGCCCATTCGCCTTTCACACTACGGGTTGGGGGAAAAGGTCAGAGAGGTCAACAAGGCGGCGGTCGACAACGCCAGGAAGGCTGCAGGCGATCGTGCGCTGGTAGCGGCCTCGATGGGACCCCTCGGAGTGATGCTGGAACCGATGGGGGATTTCGCGTTCGACAGGGCGTACGAGGAATTCACGGCGCAGGCGAAGGCGCTTCGCGATTCTCCTCCCGACTTCATAATTATCGAGACAATCGGCGACCTGAACGAGATGAGAGCCGCCATTCTCGCGTGCAAGGACCATGCTCCGGGCATACGGATAATCGCCCAGATGACGATGGACCCGAGCGGGCGGACGTTCACCGGGACCGACCCCGTCACTGCCGGGCTGGTGCTGCAGTCAATGGGCGCAGATGTCATTGGCTTCAACTGCTCGACGGGGCCCGAGCTGCTCGTCCCCGCCGTGGAGAAAATGGCCTCAGTGGCGCGCGTTCCCGTTTCGGTGCAGCCGAATGCGGGGATGCCGCAGCTCCAACCCGACGGCTCGACGAAGTTCCCCATGGGACCCGAGGAGTTTGCGTCGTATGGGCCGAAGATGGTGGCCGCGGGGGCGTCCATCGTCGGCGGTTGCTGTGGGACGACGCCCGAGCACATCCGCCGGCTGTGCGCGGCCGTAGCAGGGTTGAAGCCCCGCCAGGGCGCCGGACCGCTGGGGGAGACCCTCGGCTTGGCTTCGCGCACGCAGCCGCTCTTCATAGGGCCCGAGAACCGGCCGGTCGTATTCGGCAGCCGGATCGACGCAAGTGCAAGTGGTCAGCTCGCCGGGGAGATGAAAGCCGGCGTCTTCTCGCTGGTCAGGAAAGAGGCCAGAGAGCAGGTCAGAGCGGGGGCGCAGGCGCTGTTCGTCAGCGTCGGGGGTTCGGGTGCCGGCCCTGGCCCGGACGAGGCGGCGGCTCTGGTTAAGGCCGTGCAGGCGGTGCAGCAGAGTTGTCGCGTGCCCGTGTGCATTGGCTCAACCTCGGTAGCCGCTCTGGACGCTGGTCTCAAGGCTTTCGTCGGAAAGGCGCTGGTCAGTTCGTTCACCCTTGAGAAAGGCAGCGCTGAGGCCATCCTCCGTGTGGCCAGGCGTTACGGGGCGGCGGTAGGGCTGACGGTCGCGGACGACGGCGTGCCGTCGTCAGTCGAGGGTTGCGTGGAAGCAGCGCGGCGTCTGGTGACAATCGCCGGATCACACGGGATCCCGCGGTGGGATGTCGTGATTGAGCCGGTCCTGGCGGGCGGTGCGGGGCAGTCGGCGGCTGAGCAGATCGCCGGTGCGATCGAGGCCATTCACGGGAAGCTCGGTTGCCGGACGTGCCTCGGTGTGGCGGGCAACGGGCGCGGCGCGGCGCGCAATGCCCTGGATCCCGAGCTCACCGCCGCGGCTGTCGCCGCGGGGCTGGACATTGTCCTGGCAGACCCGCTGGATGAGCGGGTTATGTCCGCTGTGAAACCCACGAAGACTGCCTGA
- a CDS encoding LysR family transcriptional regulator: protein MDVRELKTFRMVASTLNFTQAAAALGYVQSSVTAHIQALEEELGVRLFDRLGKRVALTGAGERLLKYADRVLALMEEARTAVSGEGDPAGSLVISAPETLCTYRLPSILHRFRQRFPQVRISFRPAPCANLRRLVGEGMLDLAFVLEESFESVSLTVERLVVEPVDLIVPPGHRLASLQEVRAADLEGEPVLLTELGCAYRNQFERALIASGVYPSEALEFSSVEAIKQCVIAGIGVAVLPAVTVAAEISAGQLVALRWADHPIEVVTQMIWHKDKWISPALRAFVGVVHEVLAAPAEPCANAHQG from the coding sequence GTGGATGTTCGAGAGCTGAAGACGTTTCGAATGGTGGCCTCGACCCTCAACTTTACCCAGGCTGCGGCAGCGCTGGGTTACGTCCAGTCGAGCGTCACCGCGCACATTCAGGCACTGGAGGAAGAACTGGGGGTACGCCTGTTCGACCGGCTGGGGAAGCGGGTGGCCCTCACGGGAGCGGGGGAACGCCTGCTCAAGTACGCGGACCGCGTACTGGCGCTGATGGAGGAGGCTAGGACCGCGGTGAGCGGAGAGGGCGACCCCGCCGGGTCTCTGGTGATCAGCGCTCCGGAGACGCTCTGCACGTATCGCCTGCCGTCCATCCTCCACAGGTTCCGGCAGAGGTTCCCCCAGGTTCGCATATCGTTTCGCCCCGCCCCATGCGCCAACCTGCGCCGGCTCGTCGGAGAGGGCATGCTGGACCTGGCATTCGTCCTCGAGGAGTCGTTCGAATCAGTCAGCCTTACAGTCGAGCGGCTTGTGGTAGAGCCGGTCGACCTCATCGTCCCGCCGGGGCACCGGCTGGCATCGTTGCAGGAGGTCCGTGCAGCCGACCTCGAGGGTGAGCCTGTGTTGCTTACCGAATTGGGCTGCGCCTACCGCAACCAGTTCGAGCGGGCTCTCATCGCCAGCGGGGTGTACCCGTCCGAAGCACTGGAGTTCAGCAGCGTCGAGGCGATCAAGCAATGCGTGATCGCGGGGATCGGCGTGGCGGTACTGCCGGCCGTCACGGTTGCGGCCGAGATCTCCGCAGGGCAGCTCGTGGCGCTCAGGTGGGCCGACCATCCGATCGAGGTTGTGACACAGATGATATGGCACAAGGACAAGTGGATATCCCCCGCGCTGCGCGCGTTCGTCGGCGTGGTGCACGAGGTGCTCGCTGCGCCAGCCGAGCCTTGCGCGAACGCACATCAGGGGTGA
- a CDS encoding aminotransferase class V-fold PLP-dependent enzyme, translated as MQGSGSRGRLFPESLMKEIRSKFLYVDACPYAGRRIFFDSASGSLRLKQVVDVVQQEVALPDQLARPSQGSKHAGEVMERGEDDVRVFIGAKSGVVVPDQTATRAIFRFVTAAAAHFPGTNIVTTGAEHPSVYDSTWLAAQTFHKEWRVAPFDPATGVVTPESILDLVDKDTSVLVFLHGANVTGAYMDAATIVREARRIKDDLCVIIDGVQYAPHAPIDVEEIQPDVYVIGPYKANCKKGIAFAWLSDRFSVIPHDKLRGKKANDWVIGSVDHADYAAWSTTVDYFCWLGRHFTSSKDRRQQVLAAMTAIEAHEMALLDRLLEGSSKTRGLRRIDRVTLYCLKEPIARRACLIPFNIRGVATEKVVKAFVEKGIAISARWSDAYSRHVLSVLGTEAVVRLSACHYTSPEEVDSFLLTTEEVCESL; from the coding sequence GTGCAAGGTTCAGGGTCCCGGGGACGATTGTTCCCCGAGTCACTCATGAAGGAGATCCGGTCCAAATTTTTGTATGTAGACGCGTGTCCGTACGCGGGAAGGCGCATTTTCTTCGACTCCGCGTCCGGTTCGCTGAGGCTGAAACAGGTAGTCGACGTCGTACAACAGGAGGTCGCACTTCCAGACCAGTTGGCCCGACCTAGCCAGGGTTCGAAACACGCGGGCGAGGTCATGGAACGAGGCGAGGACGATGTCCGTGTGTTTATCGGGGCCAAATCGGGAGTGGTCGTCCCCGACCAGACTGCGACTCGAGCCATTTTCCGGTTTGTCACAGCGGCAGCTGCCCATTTCCCGGGCACCAACATCGTTACCACTGGAGCCGAACACCCGTCGGTGTACGATTCAACATGGCTGGCAGCACAGACGTTCCATAAGGAATGGCGGGTTGCGCCGTTTGACCCAGCTACTGGAGTCGTCACGCCGGAGTCCATCCTGGACCTGGTCGACAAGGACACCTCGGTTCTGGTCTTCCTTCACGGGGCCAATGTCACGGGAGCCTACATGGATGCAGCCACAATCGTAAGGGAAGCCAGGCGCATCAAAGACGATCTCTGCGTCATTATTGACGGGGTACAGTATGCTCCGCACGCTCCTATCGACGTCGAGGAGATCCAACCGGACGTCTATGTCATTGGGCCATACAAGGCCAACTGCAAGAAGGGGATTGCGTTCGCGTGGCTCTCCGACAGGTTCTCGGTGATCCCCCATGACAAACTGCGAGGTAAGAAGGCCAATGATTGGGTTATTGGCAGCGTGGACCACGCCGACTACGCCGCCTGGTCAACCACGGTAGACTACTTCTGCTGGCTTGGACGTCACTTCACCAGTTCAAAGGACAGGAGGCAACAGGTCCTGGCTGCCATGACGGCAATTGAGGCGCATGAAATGGCGCTGCTGGACCGGCTACTCGAAGGCTCGTCAAAGACCCGCGGACTCCGCAGAATAGACCGCGTGACCTTGTATTGCCTGAAAGAGCCAATAGCCAGACGTGCCTGCTTGATTCCCTTCAACATCCGTGGTGTGGCTACGGAAAAAGTCGTAAAGGCCTTCGTCGAAAAGGGTATCGCGATCTCCGCAAGGTGGTCCGACGCTTACTCGAGGCACGTGCTGAGCGTGCTGGGCACAGAGGCCGTTGTCCGCCTGTCGGCGTGCCACTACACTTCTCCAGAAGAAGTCGACTCGTTCCTCCTGACTACCGAGGAGGTTTGCGAGAGTCTATAG
- a CDS encoding ABC transporter substrate-binding protein: MSIESVAIVSEDTEFGAQIANLEEAKAKELGYKVVEKITYPRDSTNVTAEVLRLKKANPDVVLQASYTSDAILFMKTYKDLDFTPKAIIGQRAGFIAPEFFTALGKMTDYVYTTTVWAPDLGVKRPMVKVVNEMYKKKTGKDLTGDYARAFTGLLVLADALNRAGSTKPGDIKKALLETSIGGDALIVPWSGVKFDQKTHQNTLATGIIAQAFDGTYVTVWPTDVAAKEFAWPMPAWKDRK, from the coding sequence GTGTCTATCGAGTCGGTTGCCATAGTCTCAGAGGATACCGAATTCGGCGCCCAGATAGCCAACCTGGAGGAAGCCAAGGCCAAAGAACTCGGGTACAAGGTCGTGGAGAAGATAACGTACCCGCGTGACTCTACCAACGTCACGGCCGAGGTACTGCGTCTTAAGAAGGCCAACCCGGACGTGGTGCTCCAGGCTTCGTACACCTCGGACGCGATCCTGTTCATGAAAACCTATAAGGACCTCGACTTCACTCCGAAAGCCATCATCGGGCAGAGGGCCGGCTTCATCGCTCCCGAGTTCTTCACCGCACTCGGGAAGATGACGGACTACGTGTACACCACCACTGTTTGGGCCCCGGACCTGGGCGTGAAGCGCCCGATGGTTAAGGTAGTCAACGAGATGTATAAGAAGAAAACCGGAAAGGACCTTACCGGGGACTACGCCAGGGCTTTCACGGGGCTTCTCGTACTGGCCGATGCTCTCAACCGCGCCGGCTCGACGAAGCCCGGGGATATCAAGAAGGCGCTTCTGGAGACCAGCATCGGCGGGGACGCGCTCATCGTTCCCTGGTCCGGTGTGAAGTTCGACCAGAAAACGCACCAGAACACACTGGCCACCGGGATTATCGCCCAGGCGTTCGATGGGACATACGTCACCGTATGGCCGACTGACGTTGCGGCAAAGGAATTCGCCTGGCCGATGCCCGCCTGGAAGGACAGGAAGTAG
- a CDS encoding branched-chain amino acid ABC transporter permease has product MVTGRQDRAEVNMMAVPGTRPGGIATSRAALVILIAVGLVAPLVVVQPFPRHVLIMVLVYAVLGHAWNIIGGLTGQVSLGHAVYFGLGAYTSTKSFILWGLSPWVGMLLGAVVSALVSLAIGYPFFRLRGFYFAIATIALGETARIIFLNLKAFGGAVGLEVPLSKGNPLLNMQFHSSKLPYYYIILAIFIAATLLVARLKRSKIGFYFRTIKESHDAAESLGVDTFKYKVLALAVSAVITSVCGSFYAQYLLYIDPYVVMATGISTKICLVTILGGESTLWGPLIGSALLVFLAEYSRVWLGGGGRGVDLIVYGVLIVLVAAYQPKGIMGLFDRSNRRMSGGVPANESA; this is encoded by the coding sequence ATGGTAACAGGCAGACAAGACAGAGCAGAGGTGAACATGATGGCCGTGCCCGGCACACGTCCAGGCGGCATTGCGACCTCAAGGGCTGCCCTCGTCATCTTGATTGCAGTTGGGCTTGTTGCGCCGCTTGTTGTTGTACAGCCGTTTCCCAGACATGTTCTGATAATGGTCCTGGTATACGCTGTGCTGGGACACGCGTGGAACATCATTGGCGGGCTGACTGGCCAGGTCTCCCTGGGTCACGCCGTGTACTTCGGGCTTGGAGCATATACGTCCACGAAGTCGTTTATCCTGTGGGGCCTGAGCCCCTGGGTGGGGATGCTGCTCGGAGCCGTTGTCTCGGCCCTGGTATCCCTTGCAATAGGGTATCCGTTTTTCAGGCTACGGGGGTTCTACTTCGCCATAGCTACGATAGCCCTTGGCGAGACTGCCAGGATCATCTTCCTCAATCTCAAGGCGTTTGGTGGAGCCGTGGGCCTGGAAGTCCCGCTGAGCAAGGGAAATCCGCTTTTGAACATGCAGTTTCACAGCAGTAAGCTGCCTTATTACTACATCATCCTGGCAATATTCATAGCTGCGACGCTCCTTGTGGCAAGACTGAAACGGTCCAAGATTGGCTTCTACTTCAGAACGATCAAGGAAAGCCACGACGCTGCCGAGAGCCTGGGAGTCGACACCTTCAAGTACAAGGTGCTAGCCCTGGCAGTCAGTGCGGTCATAACGAGTGTTTGTGGCAGCTTCTACGCGCAGTACCTCCTCTACATCGACCCGTACGTCGTGATGGCCACGGGCATATCTACCAAAATATGCCTTGTAACCATACTAGGCGGTGAAAGCACACTCTGGGGCCCGTTGATCGGGTCGGCATTACTGGTTTTCCTGGCCGAGTACAGTCGTGTGTGGTTGGGAGGCGGCGGCAGGGGAGTCGATCTCATAGTCTACGGAGTGCTGATCGTACTTGTAGCTGCATACCAGCCGAAAGGGATTATGGGCCTGTTTGACAGGAGCAATCGACGGATGAGCGGGGGCGTGCCGGCCAATGAGTCTGCTTGA
- a CDS encoding ABC transporter ATP-binding protein, translating to MLRVENLQTGYGIMPAIYDVSFGVDSGEIVAIVGSNGAGKTTTLKTVAGLLSPWTGSVRYQDQSIGGLKAHRIVRLGIAYVPEGRHLFGKLSVLDNLIVGAYTRRDRAQITESLQQVYELFPRLKERSRQRAETLSGGEQQMVAIARALMSGPRLLMLDEPSLGLMPKLASEVLQFVKRINEAGVTVLLVEQNVKEALKLAHRGFVLQTGKIVAQGTGRELLASDFIRRVYLGL from the coding sequence ATGTTGAGGGTTGAGAACCTCCAGACCGGCTACGGGATCATGCCGGCCATATACGACGTCTCTTTCGGGGTGGATTCCGGGGAGATCGTGGCAATCGTCGGGTCAAATGGCGCCGGCAAGACTACGACTCTCAAGACTGTAGCGGGGCTGCTCAGCCCATGGACGGGGAGTGTGCGTTACCAGGACCAGTCCATAGGGGGCCTGAAGGCCCACAGGATAGTCAGGCTGGGAATAGCGTACGTGCCTGAAGGCCGCCATCTGTTCGGCAAGCTCTCGGTGCTCGACAACCTGATAGTGGGAGCCTACACGCGTCGCGACAGAGCCCAGATTACCGAGAGTCTACAGCAGGTCTACGAGCTCTTCCCGCGCCTCAAAGAAAGGTCGAGACAGAGGGCCGAAACGTTAAGCGGTGGCGAGCAACAGATGGTGGCGATCGCACGAGCCCTCATGTCAGGACCCCGATTACTCATGCTCGATGAGCCTTCGCTTGGACTGATGCCGAAGCTTGCGTCCGAGGTACTTCAATTTGTCAAACGGATAAACGAGGCCGGCGTGACGGTGTTACTGGTAGAACAGAACGTCAAGGAGGCACTGAAGCTCGCTCACCGGGGGTTTGTACTGCAGACGGGGAAGATCGTCGCCCAGGGAACCGGCCGTGAGCTGCTGGCGAGTGACTTCATCAGAAGAGTCTATCTAGGGCTATAG